One Sphingomicrobium sp. XHP0239 DNA segment encodes these proteins:
- the mutL gene encoding DNA mismatch repair endonuclease MutL — MSIRRLPSALIDRIAAGEVVERPASALKELVENGVDAGARRVSVALSGGGLTMLSVEDDGHGMSPADMRLALERHATSKLPDEAIEDVSSFGFRGEALPSIASVSRFTLESRPADGEGWRIVTDHGARVEDGPASVPRGTRVTVEELFAKVPARRKFLRSPRSEYLAALDVMRRLAMARPDVAFRFEHDGRAIIAVQPQSPPERVAALLTPELARNAVAVDYHRGDLRLEGVVSLPTFNRGMGDQQFLFVNGRPVKDRLLVGALRGAYRDLIARDRHPIAALFVSCPTGEVDINVHPAKTEVRFRDAQGVRALIVGGVRRALDEAGHLSAAREQHAQPANWTVEGHGDAAAPPPDPLRQPMPQGTGMPRRVAETQASYDPGTSPSFEAVMSAAPFARAAPAAETAPSAARHPLGAARGQVAATYIVAEAEDGLVIVDQHAAHERLVLEAMRTAREGDPVASQPLLIAEPVELDEADCERLEGAAAELATLGLEIERFGPSTMLVRATPAPLGNKVKAPKLLADLAAELAELESAPTLQDRIDLVAGTMACHGSVRAGRILRVEEMNALLRQIETTPRSGQCNHGRPTWVKLALSDVEKLFGRH, encoded by the coding sequence ATGTCAATAAGAAGGCTCCCCAGCGCCCTCATCGACCGGATCGCGGCGGGCGAGGTGGTCGAACGCCCGGCGAGCGCGCTGAAGGAACTCGTGGAAAACGGCGTGGATGCGGGCGCGCGGAGGGTATCCGTTGCCCTGTCGGGTGGTGGGCTGACGATGCTCAGCGTCGAGGATGACGGGCACGGAATGAGCCCCGCCGACATGCGCCTCGCCCTCGAGCGCCACGCCACCAGCAAGCTTCCCGACGAGGCGATCGAGGACGTCTCCAGCTTCGGCTTTCGCGGAGAGGCACTGCCCAGCATCGCCAGCGTGTCGCGCTTCACGCTGGAAAGCCGCCCGGCCGACGGCGAAGGTTGGCGGATCGTCACGGACCATGGCGCGAGGGTCGAGGACGGCCCCGCCAGCGTGCCCCGTGGCACCCGCGTCACGGTGGAAGAACTGTTCGCGAAGGTCCCTGCCCGTCGCAAGTTTCTCCGGTCGCCACGGTCGGAATATCTTGCCGCGCTGGACGTGATGCGCCGCCTCGCGATGGCGCGGCCCGATGTCGCCTTTCGCTTCGAACATGACGGTCGCGCGATCATCGCCGTCCAGCCGCAATCACCTCCCGAACGCGTCGCCGCGCTGCTGACCCCCGAACTGGCGAGGAATGCGGTGGCGGTAGACTATCATCGCGGCGATCTGCGGCTTGAGGGAGTCGTCAGCCTGCCGACCTTCAATCGCGGCATGGGCGACCAGCAATTCCTGTTCGTCAACGGCCGCCCGGTGAAGGACCGGCTTCTCGTCGGCGCGCTTCGCGGGGCCTACCGCGACCTCATCGCGCGCGACCGCCATCCGATCGCCGCCTTGTTCGTCAGTTGTCCGACGGGTGAAGTCGATATCAACGTTCACCCCGCCAAGACCGAGGTCCGCTTTCGCGACGCGCAGGGCGTTCGCGCGCTGATCGTCGGCGGGGTCCGCCGCGCGCTGGACGAGGCGGGCCATCTATCGGCGGCGCGCGAGCAGCATGCACAGCCCGCAAACTGGACCGTCGAAGGGCATGGGGACGCCGCGGCCCCGCCCCCCGATCCCCTGCGCCAGCCGATGCCGCAGGGAACGGGCATGCCGAGGCGGGTCGCCGAGACGCAGGCGTCCTACGACCCGGGCACGTCGCCCTCCTTCGAAGCCGTCATGAGCGCTGCCCCGTTCGCCCGGGCCGCGCCTGCCGCCGAGACCGCGCCCAGCGCCGCCCGCCACCCGCTCGGTGCCGCGCGGGGGCAGGTCGCAGCCACCTATATCGTCGCCGAAGCGGAGGACGGACTGGTCATCGTCGATCAGCACGCCGCGCACGAACGGCTCGTGCTGGAAGCGATGCGCACGGCGCGCGAGGGCGATCCGGTGGCCAGTCAGCCGCTACTGATCGCCGAGCCGGTCGAACTGGACGAAGCCGATTGCGAGCGTCTGGAGGGGGCGGCTGCCGAACTTGCGACCCTTGGCCTCGAGATCGAACGCTTCGGACCCTCGACCATGCTCGTTCGGGCGACCCCGGCGCCGCTGGGCAACAAGGTGAAGGCCCCCAAGTTGCTCGCGGATCTGGCTGCCGAACTGGCAGAACTAGAAAGCGCGCCGACGCTGCAGGACCGCATCGACCTCGTTGCGGGCACGATGGCCTGTCACGGTTCGGTTCGTGCGGGTCGAATCCTGCGGGTGGAAGAGATGAACGCGCTTCTCCGCCAGATCGAGACGACGCCAAGATCGGGGCAGTGCAACCACGGGCGGCCGACGTGGGTAAAACTTGCTCTTAGCGACGTAGAAAAATTGTTCGGTCGACATTAG